Proteins encoded within one genomic window of Mycolicibacterium monacense:
- a CDS encoding ABC transporter permease produces the protein MVAAAPPVPPPATPVARSDKNARPGPLVSGTVAILVAATLVPLGYVVWGAVSIGWDRAYELVVRPRVGELLLNTVALVAVTVPLCVVIGVGVAWLVERTDLPGRAFWRPLFVAPLAVPAFVNSYAWVGVIPSLHGLWAGVLVTTLSYFPFMYLPAAATLRRLDPAVEESARALGSHSTGVFFRVVLPQLRLAILGGALLIAVHLLAEFGAFAMVRFDTFTVAIFQQFQVTFDGAAGSMLAGVLVLLCLTLLVAEAAARGNARYARIGSGTQRAATPVHLGANMIPAQLTLAALAVLALGVPVWTILRWLHIGGAEVWAFDDIGEALGQTVALAGIAAALTTVLAFPVAWVAVRSSGFLARAVEGANYVTSSLPGIVTALALVTVTIHVVRPLYQSVALIVFAYVLLFMPRALVNVRAGLAQVPTGLEEASRSLGRSPTVTFLRVTLRLTAPAAAAGASMVFVAVATELTATLLLAPTGTRTLSMLFWSYASELDYAAAAPYALVLVLLAVPVTMILLKQSTKGAAQ, from the coding sequence GTGGTCGCCGCCGCCCCGCCCGTTCCGCCCCCCGCGACACCGGTCGCGCGGTCCGACAAGAACGCCCGTCCCGGCCCACTGGTGTCCGGCACGGTGGCGATCCTGGTCGCCGCCACACTGGTCCCGCTGGGCTACGTGGTGTGGGGTGCGGTCTCCATCGGGTGGGACCGGGCGTACGAACTGGTGGTCCGGCCGCGCGTCGGCGAACTGCTGCTCAACACCGTCGCACTGGTCGCGGTCACCGTTCCGCTGTGCGTGGTGATCGGCGTCGGCGTGGCGTGGCTGGTGGAACGCACCGACCTCCCCGGCCGGGCGTTCTGGCGTCCGCTGTTCGTCGCGCCACTGGCGGTCCCGGCGTTCGTCAACAGCTACGCCTGGGTCGGCGTCATCCCGTCGCTGCACGGGTTGTGGGCGGGCGTCCTGGTCACCACCCTGTCCTACTTCCCGTTCATGTACCTCCCTGCGGCCGCGACGCTGCGCCGACTCGACCCGGCCGTCGAGGAGTCGGCGCGCGCGCTCGGCTCCCACTCCACCGGAGTGTTCTTCCGGGTGGTGCTGCCCCAGTTGCGGCTGGCCATCCTCGGCGGCGCACTGCTCATCGCCGTGCACCTGCTCGCGGAGTTCGGCGCGTTCGCGATGGTGCGCTTCGACACCTTCACCGTCGCGATCTTCCAGCAGTTCCAGGTGACCTTCGACGGTGCGGCGGGCAGCATGCTGGCCGGGGTACTGGTGCTGCTGTGTCTCACGCTGCTCGTCGCCGAGGCCGCCGCCCGCGGGAACGCGCGGTACGCCAGGATCGGGTCGGGGACGCAGCGCGCCGCCACGCCGGTTCACTTGGGCGCCAACATGATCCCTGCGCAGCTGACGCTGGCCGCCCTGGCCGTGCTGGCTCTCGGGGTGCCGGTGTGGACGATCCTGCGCTGGCTCCACATCGGCGGCGCCGAGGTGTGGGCGTTCGACGACATCGGCGAGGCGCTCGGCCAGACCGTCGCACTGGCCGGTATCGCGGCCGCGCTGACGACGGTGCTGGCCTTCCCCGTCGCGTGGGTCGCGGTGCGGTCCAGCGGATTCCTGGCCCGCGCGGTCGAAGGCGCCAATTACGTGACGAGTTCGCTGCCCGGCATCGTCACCGCACTTGCGCTCGTCACCGTCACCATCCACGTCGTGCGCCCGCTCTACCAGAGTGTGGCGCTCATCGTCTTCGCCTACGTGCTGCTGTTCATGCCGCGCGCCCTGGTCAACGTGCGCGCCGGGCTGGCCCAGGTGCCGACCGGTCTCGAGGAGGCCTCCCGCTCACTCGGCCGCTCCCCGACGGTGACGTTCCTGCGGGTGACGTTGCGTCTCACCGCACCCGCCGCGGCGGCCGGCGCGTCGATGGTGTTCGTCGCCGTTGCAACGGAACTGACCGCGACGCTGCTCCTCGCCCCCACCGGCACGCGCACGCTGTCGATGCTGTTCTGGTCCTACGCCAGCGAACTCGACTACGCCGCCGCCGCACCGTACGCGCTGGTGCTGGTCCTGCTCGCGGTGCCGGTGACGATGATCCTGCTCAAGCAGTCGACGAAGGGGGCCGCCCAGTGA
- a CDS encoding YifB family Mg chelatase-like AAA ATPase, with the protein MALGRAFSVAVLGLDGVIVEIEADISSGLPGVHLVGLPDAALQESRDRVRAAITNCGAEWPMSRLTLALSPATLPKMGSVYDVALAAAVMCAHEKTEWTRLEKTVLLGELALDGRVRPVKGVLPAVLAAKREGWPTVVVPCENLAEAGLIDGIDVWGVRTLGHLRRWLAGKADLEPRIAAPPAPSGETADLADVVGQAHARYAVEVAAAGAHHLMLTGPPGVGKTMLAQRLPGLLPSLSEQESLEVTAIHSVAGLLTGAAPLITRPPFVAPHPTSSVAALVGGGAGMARPGAVSRAHRGVLFLDECAEIRVSALEALRTPLEDGEIRLARRDGVARYPARFQLVMAANPCPCAPADPRNCSCPGGIKQRYLGKLSGPLMDRVDLRVEMHAVKAGAFAPEPGESSAVVRARVAAARAAAAERWRPYGIRTNAEVSGSLLRRKFGLATKAMEPLRSALDRGVLSIRGVDRSLRVAWTLADLAGRQVPGVDEIGIALSFRNVAGIR; encoded by the coding sequence ATGGCGCTGGGACGGGCCTTCTCGGTGGCGGTGCTGGGCCTGGACGGGGTGATCGTCGAGATCGAGGCCGACATCTCCTCCGGCTTGCCGGGGGTGCATCTGGTCGGGCTGCCCGATGCGGCTCTGCAGGAGTCGCGTGACCGTGTGCGTGCGGCGATCACCAACTGCGGCGCCGAATGGCCGATGTCCCGGCTGACGCTGGCGCTCTCTCCTGCGACGCTGCCGAAGATGGGGTCGGTCTACGACGTGGCGTTGGCCGCCGCGGTGATGTGCGCCCACGAGAAGACGGAGTGGACACGGCTCGAGAAGACCGTCCTACTCGGCGAATTGGCGCTCGACGGCCGGGTGCGTCCGGTGAAAGGGGTGCTGCCCGCGGTGCTGGCCGCCAAGCGTGAGGGCTGGCCGACGGTTGTCGTCCCCTGCGAGAACCTCGCCGAGGCCGGCCTGATCGACGGTATCGACGTGTGGGGAGTGCGCACCCTCGGGCACCTGCGGAGGTGGCTGGCGGGCAAGGCCGACCTCGAACCGCGGATCGCTGCGCCGCCCGCCCCTTCGGGTGAGACGGCCGACCTCGCCGACGTCGTCGGTCAGGCGCATGCCCGCTACGCCGTGGAGGTGGCCGCCGCCGGAGCCCACCACCTCATGCTGACCGGACCGCCCGGTGTCGGTAAAACCATGCTGGCTCAACGCCTTCCGGGGTTGTTGCCGTCGCTGTCGGAGCAGGAGTCGCTCGAGGTGACCGCGATCCACTCCGTGGCGGGTCTGCTGACCGGTGCCGCGCCGCTGATCACCAGACCGCCGTTCGTGGCGCCGCACCCCACCTCCAGCGTCGCTGCGTTGGTCGGCGGTGGTGCGGGGATGGCGCGGCCCGGCGCGGTGAGTCGGGCCCACCGCGGCGTCTTGTTCCTCGACGAATGCGCCGAGATCCGGGTCAGCGCCCTCGAAGCGTTGCGAACCCCGTTGGAGGACGGGGAGATACGGCTGGCCCGCCGCGACGGCGTGGCCCGCTACCCGGCGCGCTTCCAACTGGTGATGGCGGCCAACCCGTGCCCGTGCGCACCTGCCGACCCGCGCAACTGCAGCTGTCCCGGCGGCATCAAACAGCGCTATCTCGGCAAGCTCTCGGGTCCGCTGATGGATCGTGTCGACCTGCGGGTGGAGATGCACGCGGTGAAGGCGGGGGCCTTTGCGCCGGAACCGGGGGAATCGAGCGCCGTCGTGCGTGCACGGGTGGCCGCGGCGCGAGCCGCCGCCGCAGAACGGTGGCGCCCTTACGGCATCCGCACCAACGCGGAAGTCAGCGGATCGTTGCTGCGGCGGAAGTTCGGACTCGCCACCAAGGCGATGGAGCCCTTGCGCTCGGCACTCGACCGCGGCGTGCTGAGCATCCGGGGGGTCGACCGCTCATTGCGGGTCGCGTGGACCCTCGCCGATCTCGCCGGCCGACAGGTCCCCGGCGTCGACGAGATCGGTATCGCGCTGAGCTTCAGGAACGTGGCGGGTATCCGATGA
- a CDS encoding DUF1206 domain-containing protein, which yields MSTRPGYGGGMGSGRGSAGVNGAVNKATNSDAFEYTARAGFAASGVLHLLVGYIILQIALGSGGNADQSGALATLAGQTGGKIVLWIATIGLIALGLWRLAEAFIGAKPGEQYGQAQGDNPAWKRAKSVGLAIANFAIAFSALQFATGGGQSSGQQNSGISAQLMQHGWGKALLILVGLGVIAVGGYHVYKGATKKFLEDLRVTGGTGINAVGVAGYVAKGLVLAGAGILVIVATLQADPAKASGLDAAVKTLGQAPFGKFLLIVAAVGIAAFGAYSFVRSRYGRL from the coding sequence ATGAGCACCAGACCCGGCTACGGCGGAGGCATGGGTAGTGGCAGGGGCAGCGCCGGTGTCAATGGCGCGGTCAACAAGGCGACCAACAGCGACGCCTTCGAATACACCGCCCGGGCCGGGTTCGCCGCGAGCGGGGTGCTCCACCTGCTGGTCGGCTACATCATCCTGCAGATCGCCCTCGGCAGCGGCGGCAACGCCGACCAGTCCGGGGCGCTGGCGACGCTGGCCGGCCAGACCGGCGGCAAGATCGTGTTGTGGATCGCCACCATCGGATTGATCGCCCTGGGCCTGTGGCGGTTGGCCGAGGCGTTCATCGGCGCCAAGCCCGGCGAGCAGTACGGACAAGCCCAGGGCGACAACCCCGCCTGGAAACGCGCCAAGTCCGTGGGGCTGGCGATCGCCAACTTCGCCATCGCCTTCTCCGCGCTGCAGTTCGCCACCGGCGGCGGTCAATCCAGCGGCCAGCAGAACTCCGGGATCTCGGCCCAACTGATGCAACACGGCTGGGGTAAGGCGCTGTTGATCCTCGTCGGCCTCGGCGTCATCGCGGTCGGCGGCTACCACGTCTACAAGGGCGCCACCAAGAAGTTCCTCGAGGACCTCCGGGTCACCGGCGGCACCGGCATCAACGCGGTCGGCGTCGCCGGCTACGTGGCCAAGGGCCTGGTACTCGCCGGGGCGGGCATCCTCGTCATCGTCGCGACCCTGCAGGCCGACCCCGCGAAGGCCTCCGGTCTCGACGCGGCTGTCAAGACGCTCGGGCAGGCGCCGTTCGGCAAGTTCCTGCTCATCGTCGCCGCGGTCGGCATCGCCGCGTTCGGCGCCTACAGCTTCGTGCGCAGCCGCTACGGCCGCCTGTAA
- a CDS encoding iron ABC transporter substrate-binding protein, which produces MRPRLSRISRPIVAVVSALAVVTGLAACSSSDDSDELLIYNAQHESLTKEWIDAFTKETGIKVSYRQGGDTELGNQLVAEGDASPADVFLTENSPAMAAVERAGLFADLDAATIDQVPAQYRPATGKWTGVAARSTVFVYNPSRLKADQLPKSLLDLQQPEWKGRWGAPPAKADFQAIVAALLQLEGEPATAQWLAGMKANAVIYNDNIATLKAVNAGEVDGGVIYHYYWFRDQSKTKEISGNTALHYFKNQDPGAFVSLSGGGVLESSDKKDQAQQFITFITGKAGQEVLEKGTSFEYPVASGVPANPALPPLDTLQAPTVDPSTLDAQKVTDLMTKAGLL; this is translated from the coding sequence ATGCGACCACGTTTGAGCCGGATCAGCCGCCCGATCGTCGCCGTAGTGTCGGCCCTCGCGGTGGTGACCGGTCTGGCCGCCTGCTCGAGTTCGGACGACTCCGACGAACTGCTGATCTACAACGCCCAACACGAGTCGCTGACCAAGGAGTGGATCGACGCCTTCACCAAGGAGACCGGCATCAAGGTGTCCTACCGTCAGGGCGGCGACACCGAACTCGGCAACCAACTGGTCGCCGAGGGCGATGCCTCACCGGCCGACGTCTTCCTGACCGAGAACTCCCCCGCCATGGCCGCCGTCGAGCGCGCCGGACTGTTCGCCGACCTCGACGCCGCCACGATCGACCAGGTTCCAGCGCAGTACCGTCCGGCCACCGGTAAGTGGACCGGCGTCGCCGCGCGCAGCACGGTGTTCGTCTACAACCCGTCCCGGCTCAAGGCCGATCAGCTGCCGAAGTCCCTGCTCGATCTGCAGCAGCCCGAATGGAAGGGCCGCTGGGGCGCACCGCCGGCCAAGGCCGACTTCCAGGCGATCGTCGCCGCGTTGCTCCAGTTGGAGGGCGAGCCCGCGACCGCGCAGTGGCTGGCCGGGATGAAGGCGAACGCGGTCATCTACAACGACAACATCGCCACACTCAAGGCCGTCAACGCCGGTGAGGTCGACGGCGGCGTGATCTACCACTACTACTGGTTCCGCGATCAGTCCAAGACCAAGGAGATCAGCGGCAACACCGCGCTGCACTACTTCAAGAACCAGGATCCGGGCGCGTTCGTCAGCCTCTCCGGCGGCGGGGTGCTCGAGTCGAGCGACAAGAAGGACCAGGCGCAGCAGTTCATCACGTTCATCACCGGTAAGGCCGGTCAGGAAGTGCTCGAGAAGGGCACCTCGTTCGAGTACCCGGTCGCCAGCGGGGTGCCCGCCAACCCCGCTCTGCCGCCGTTGGACACCTTGCAGGCACCGACGGTCGATCCCTCGACGCTGGACGCGCAGAAGGTGACCGATCTGATGACGAAGGCTGGCTTGCTGTAG
- a CDS encoding YraN family protein, which produces MTTWTRAAIGALGEDLAVKHLDSLGMRVLERNWRCRYGELDVIAEDPAARAVVFVEVKTRTTDHFGGVVQAVTPQKVRRLRRLAGLWLAGRDERWAAVRIDVIGVRIGRQATPEITHLTGVA; this is translated from the coding sequence ATGACTACGTGGACTCGTGCGGCGATCGGCGCGCTGGGGGAAGACTTGGCGGTCAAACACCTGGACTCGCTGGGAATGCGTGTGCTGGAACGTAATTGGCGGTGCCGCTACGGTGAGCTCGATGTGATCGCCGAGGACCCGGCCGCGCGGGCGGTGGTGTTCGTGGAGGTCAAGACCCGCACCACTGACCACTTCGGCGGGGTGGTGCAGGCGGTCACGCCGCAGAAGGTGCGACGGCTGCGCCGGCTGGCCGGGTTGTGGCTGGCCGGTCGGGACGAACGCTGGGCAGCGGTGCGGATCGACGTCATCGGGGTGCGTATCGGCCGGCAGGCCACCCCGGAGATCACCCACCTGACGGGGGTGGCGTGA
- a CDS encoding tyrosine recombinase XerC, producing MESVLDAFDQYLALERGRSDHTRRAYLGDLRSLFAFVDERTPGADLGSLTLPVLRAWLSAQAAAGTARTTLARRTSAVKTFTAWAVRRGLMASDPATRLQMPKARRTLPAVLRQDQARDALDAANSGAQQGDPLALRDRLIVEMLYATGIRVSELCGLDIDDVDTSRRLLRVLGKGDKQRTVPFGEPAEQALRAWLTSGRPALATAESGPALLLGARGRRLDPRQARTVVHETVGAVAGAPDIGPHGLRHSAATHLLEGGADLRIVQELLGHSTLATTQLYTHVTVARLRAVHDQAHPRA from the coding sequence GTGGAGTCCGTCCTCGACGCGTTCGACCAGTACCTCGCGCTGGAACGAGGGCGCTCCGACCACACCCGGCGGGCCTACCTGGGCGATCTGCGGTCGCTGTTCGCGTTCGTCGACGAACGGACCCCCGGCGCCGACCTCGGATCCCTGACCCTGCCGGTGCTGCGCGCCTGGCTCTCCGCGCAGGCGGCCGCCGGAACCGCCCGCACCACCCTGGCCCGCCGGACGTCGGCGGTGAAGACGTTCACCGCCTGGGCTGTGCGGCGCGGGCTGATGGCGAGTGACCCGGCGACGCGGCTGCAGATGCCGAAGGCGCGACGGACACTGCCCGCGGTGCTGCGGCAGGATCAGGCGCGCGACGCCCTCGACGCCGCCAATTCCGGTGCACAGCAGGGAGACCCGCTGGCGTTGCGCGACAGGTTGATCGTCGAGATGCTCTACGCGACCGGGATCCGCGTCAGCGAGCTGTGCGGCCTCGACATCGACGACGTCGACACCTCCCGACGGCTGCTGCGCGTCCTCGGTAAAGGCGACAAGCAGCGCACCGTCCCGTTCGGCGAACCGGCCGAGCAGGCGTTGCGGGCGTGGCTGACCAGCGGCCGTCCGGCGCTGGCCACCGCCGAGTCCGGCCCGGCACTGCTGCTCGGCGCGCGCGGTCGGCGCCTCGACCCGCGTCAGGCCCGCACCGTCGTGCACGAGACCGTCGGCGCGGTGGCTGGGGCACCCGACATCGGGCCGCACGGCCTGCGGCACAGCGCCGCCACCCACCTGCTCGAAGGCGGTGCGGACCTGCGGATCGTGCAGGAACTGCTGGGCCACTCGACGCTCGCGACCACCCAGCTGTACACCCACGTCACCGTCGCGCGGCTCCGCGCCGTCCACGACCAGGCCCACCCGCGGGCCTGA
- a CDS encoding siderophore-interacting protein codes for MAGRPVHRFEVVRTEQLAPHMIRVVLGGNGSSGFDTFTPNEFADAYVKLVIVPDGVDVSALEAPLTLDSFKALPVEKQPVVRTYTVRKVDPERGEVTIDFVVHGEHGVAGPWAASAQPGQPAYLMGPSGAYSPDAAADWHLLAGDEAALPAISAVLEAMPPDAVGKAFIEVAGPDDVLPLSAPDGVSVSWIYRGGRADLVPEEAAGDNAPLVAAVKEASWLPGQVQVFIHGEAQAVMHNLRPYIRKERGVDAKWASSISGYWRRGRTEETFRQWKAELAKAEATG; via the coding sequence GTGGCGGGACGACCGGTGCACAGGTTCGAGGTGGTGCGCACGGAGCAGCTCGCACCGCACATGATCCGTGTGGTGCTCGGCGGCAACGGATCGTCCGGCTTCGACACCTTCACCCCCAACGAGTTCGCCGACGCCTACGTCAAACTCGTGATCGTCCCGGACGGGGTCGACGTGTCCGCGCTCGAGGCGCCGCTGACCCTCGACAGCTTCAAGGCGCTGCCAGTGGAGAAGCAGCCGGTGGTGCGGACCTACACGGTGCGCAAGGTCGACCCGGAACGCGGCGAGGTCACGATCGACTTCGTCGTGCACGGCGAACACGGGGTGGCCGGACCGTGGGCGGCCTCCGCGCAGCCCGGTCAACCGGCCTACCTCATGGGGCCGAGCGGCGCCTACAGCCCGGATGCCGCGGCGGACTGGCACCTGCTCGCCGGCGACGAGGCCGCACTGCCTGCCATCAGCGCCGTGCTCGAGGCGATGCCGCCCGATGCCGTCGGCAAGGCGTTCATCGAGGTCGCGGGACCCGACGACGTACTACCGCTGTCCGCGCCGGACGGGGTGTCGGTCAGCTGGATCTACCGTGGCGGACGCGCCGATCTGGTCCCCGAGGAGGCTGCCGGTGACAACGCCCCGCTCGTCGCGGCCGTCAAGGAGGCGTCGTGGTTACCCGGCCAGGTGCAGGTGTTCATCCACGGTGAGGCCCAGGCCGTCATGCACAACCTGCGGCCCTACATCCGCAAGGAACGCGGCGTCGACGCCAAATGGGCGTCGTCGATCTCGGGTTACTGGCGGCGGGGGCGCACCGAGGAGACCTTCCGTCAGTGGAAGGCCGAATTGGCGAAAGCCGAAGCCACGGGCTGA
- the dprA gene encoding DNA-processing protein DprA, translating into MNTIETRAWAYLSRVAEPPCPELAALVTDVGPVEAAEKIRRAEVGERLRRKTEARREHDCAQADLDVLARMGGRLVTAFDDEWPLLNFLKFTGVDTQKRPQGHPPLVLWAVGPVGMDEVAERAAAIVGTRAATAYGEHVAADLAAGLAMRDVAVVSGGAFGIDGAAHRATLAGEGVTVAVVAGGIDVPYPAGHSALLARIRANGLVLSEYPPGSRPTRSRFLTRNRLVAALSGATVVVEAGARSGAANTAAWAGALGRNVCAVPGPVTSGASVGCHRLLRDGGAILVTRAEEIIELVGRMGELPPVEAGPATPLDGLTDAERRIYDALPKRGARSADEVAVAAGIPAYQVVGPLAMLEVAGLVVHEGGRWRMARGR; encoded by the coding sequence ATGAACACCATCGAAACGCGCGCGTGGGCGTATCTGTCGCGGGTCGCCGAACCGCCGTGTCCGGAACTGGCGGCCCTGGTCACCGACGTCGGGCCGGTCGAGGCCGCCGAGAAGATCCGGCGCGCCGAGGTGGGTGAGCGGTTGAGGCGCAAGACCGAGGCCCGCCGCGAACATGATTGTGCGCAAGCGGATCTCGACGTGCTGGCCCGGATGGGCGGGCGATTGGTCACCGCCTTCGACGACGAATGGCCGCTGTTGAACTTTCTGAAGTTCACCGGCGTCGACACGCAGAAGCGGCCGCAGGGCCACCCGCCGCTCGTGCTGTGGGCGGTCGGCCCGGTCGGTATGGACGAGGTGGCCGAGCGGGCGGCGGCGATCGTCGGCACCCGGGCGGCCACCGCCTACGGCGAACACGTGGCGGCGGATCTGGCCGCCGGGCTGGCGATGCGCGACGTCGCGGTGGTGTCCGGTGGCGCGTTCGGTATCGACGGCGCCGCGCACCGGGCGACGCTCGCGGGCGAGGGGGTGACGGTCGCTGTCGTGGCGGGCGGTATCGACGTGCCCTACCCGGCGGGCCACTCCGCGCTGCTCGCCAGGATTCGCGCGAACGGGCTGGTGCTCAGCGAATATCCACCGGGGTCCCGCCCGACGCGCAGCCGCTTCCTCACCCGCAACCGGCTCGTCGCGGCGCTGTCGGGTGCCACGGTGGTGGTCGAGGCGGGGGCGCGTAGCGGTGCGGCGAACACCGCGGCGTGGGCCGGCGCTCTCGGTCGCAACGTGTGCGCCGTGCCCGGACCGGTCACGTCGGGGGCGTCGGTGGGCTGTCACCGCCTGCTGCGCGACGGCGGCGCGATCCTGGTGACCCGTGCCGAGGAGATCATCGAGCTGGTCGGACGGATGGGAGAGCTCCCGCCGGTCGAGGCCGGACCGGCCACACCGCTCGACGGGCTCACCGACGCCGAGCGACGGATCTACGACGCCCTGCCCAAACGCGGCGCGCGCAGTGCGGACGAGGTCGCGGTCGCCGCGGGTATCCCCGCCTACCAGGTCGTGGGGCCATTGGCGATGTTGGAGGTGGCAGGCTTGGTGGTACATGAGGGCGGCCGCTGGAGGATGGCGCGGGGACGGTAG
- a CDS encoding ABC transporter ATP-binding protein: MLEVRALAKTFHDHTVLDHIDLDLAPGSLTAVVGASGCGKTTLLRLIAGFETPDSGTIAIAGRQVASATSSVPPHRRSVGYVAQDGALFPHLTVGQNIAYGLSGTTRSAAVRTRVAELLETVSLEPSFAARRPHQLSGGQQQRVALARALAREPDLMLLDEPFSALDTGLRASTRKAVAGLLSRTGVTTLLVTHDQEEALSVADQVAVMRDGRFTQVGTPEHVYRRPVDRFTAEFLGDCITLPCTVTANVADSALGRIPVIADDGPGTLILRPEQLVATVVSDSGRLDGVGTVIATEFLGHDVLLTIDPAGDGAPIVVRQHSLAPPPVDAKVRIEVVGHGAVLK, from the coding sequence ATGCTCGAAGTCCGCGCCCTGGCCAAGACGTTCCACGACCACACGGTGCTCGATCACATCGACCTCGACCTGGCACCGGGCAGCCTGACCGCCGTCGTCGGAGCCTCCGGATGCGGGAAGACCACCCTGCTGCGGCTGATCGCCGGGTTCGAGACCCCGGACTCCGGAACCATCGCCATCGCCGGCCGGCAGGTGGCGAGCGCGACGAGTTCGGTTCCACCGCACCGCCGCAGCGTCGGATACGTCGCCCAGGACGGCGCCCTCTTCCCGCACCTGACCGTCGGCCAGAACATCGCCTACGGCCTGTCCGGCACCACCCGAAGCGCCGCGGTGCGCACCAGGGTCGCCGAGCTGCTCGAAACCGTCTCTCTGGAGCCGAGTTTCGCCGCCCGCCGTCCCCACCAGCTGTCGGGCGGCCAGCAACAGCGCGTCGCGCTGGCCCGTGCACTGGCCCGCGAACCGGACCTGATGCTGCTCGATGAACCGTTCAGTGCCCTGGACACCGGCCTGCGCGCGTCCACCCGGAAGGCCGTCGCGGGACTGCTGTCCCGGACCGGCGTGACCACGCTGCTGGTGACGCACGACCAGGAGGAGGCGCTGTCGGTCGCCGACCAGGTCGCCGTCATGCGCGACGGCCGCTTCACCCAGGTCGGCACGCCCGAACACGTCTACCGCCGGCCCGTGGACCGGTTCACCGCCGAATTCCTCGGCGACTGCATCACGCTGCCGTGCACCGTCACCGCCAACGTCGCCGACAGCGCGCTGGGACGCATCCCGGTGATCGCCGACGACGGTCCGGGAACCTTGATCCTGCGCCCCGAACAGCTCGTGGCGACGGTCGTCTCCGACAGCGGCCGGCTCGACGGCGTGGGCACCGTCATCGCCACCGAATTCCTCGGTCACGACGTACTGCTCACGATCGACCCGGCCGGCGACGGCGCGCCGATCGTCGTGCGCCAGCACAGCCTCGCCCCTCCGCCGGTGGACGCCAAGGTGCGCATCGAGGTGGTGGGTCACGGAGCGGTGCTGAAATGA
- a CDS encoding lactate 2-monooxygenase — MAFGDYQLEIYLQGLSGVMPKLPMTFADWEAKAQSAMPPSVYSYVAGGAGDERTQRVNRTAFDNWGLVPRMFRATRERDLSVDLFGLSLPAPVFMAPIGVIGICAQDGHGDLATARAAARTGVPMVVSTLTEDPLEDVAAEFGETPGFFQLYTPTDRELAASLVQRAEVAGYKGIIVTLDTWVPGWRPRDLSTSNFPQLRGRCLANYTSDPVFRAGLTQPPEENPQGAVLKWVSLFGNPLTWDDLPWLRSLTKLPVILKGICHADDARRAKDEGVDGIYCSNHGGRQANGGLPAIDCLPGVVEAADGLPVLFDSGIRSGSDIVKALALGATAVGIGRPYAYGLALGGVDGVVHVLRSLLAEADLTMAVDGYPTLADLTPDTLRRVG; from the coding sequence ATGGCATTCGGCGACTACCAACTCGAGATCTACCTGCAGGGGCTGTCCGGCGTCATGCCGAAGCTGCCGATGACGTTCGCGGACTGGGAGGCCAAGGCGCAGTCCGCGATGCCGCCGTCGGTCTACTCCTACGTCGCGGGCGGCGCCGGTGACGAGCGCACGCAGCGGGTCAACCGCACCGCCTTCGACAACTGGGGTCTGGTGCCGCGGATGTTCCGCGCCACCCGAGAACGCGACCTCTCTGTCGACCTGTTCGGATTGTCCCTGCCCGCACCGGTTTTCATGGCGCCCATCGGCGTGATCGGCATCTGCGCGCAGGACGGCCACGGCGACCTGGCGACCGCGCGGGCCGCCGCGCGCACCGGGGTGCCGATGGTGGTGTCCACACTGACCGAGGACCCACTCGAAGACGTCGCCGCCGAGTTCGGCGAGACACCGGGCTTCTTCCAGCTCTACACCCCGACCGACCGGGAGCTGGCCGCCAGCCTCGTGCAGCGCGCCGAGGTGGCGGGCTACAAGGGAATCATCGTCACGCTCGACACCTGGGTGCCCGGGTGGCGGCCCCGCGACCTGTCGACGTCGAACTTTCCGCAGCTCCGGGGGCGCTGTCTGGCCAACTACACCAGCGACCCGGTGTTCCGGGCCGGGTTGACGCAGCCACCGGAGGAGAATCCGCAGGGCGCCGTGCTCAAGTGGGTGTCGCTGTTCGGCAACCCGCTGACCTGGGACGACCTTCCCTGGCTGCGTTCGCTGACCAAGCTGCCCGTGATCCTCAAGGGCATCTGTCACGCCGACGACGCCCGGCGCGCCAAGGACGAAGGCGTCGACGGCATCTACTGCTCCAACCACGGCGGCAGGCAGGCCAACGGCGGCCTGCCCGCCATCGACTGCCTGCCGGGTGTGGTGGAAGCCGCCGACGGGCTGCCGGTGCTGTTCGACTCCGGTATCCGCAGCGGCTCCGACATCGTCAAGGCGCTCGCCCTGGGCGCCACCGCCGTGGGGATCGGCCGGCCCTATGCCTACGGGTTGGCGCTCGGCGGCGTCGACGGCGTCGTCCACGTGCTGCGCTCACTGCTCGCCGAAGCCGATCTCACCATGGCCGTCGACGGCTATCCGACGCTGGCCGATCTCACCCCGGACACGCTGCGGCGCGTCGGCTAG